The genomic window ACCCCCATCCCACTCCTTATATAAATGAACGTATGAGCTGCAATTTgtttgatgtcgatcctcaattctactctgagtcccacaaggacttacaattataactccgcaacaaatccttagggttactCTCCCGacttttatgaggacacacaaatgttcaatacggttttgaatgtagtagaaaaggatattcactactcaggacttaaataataatgacaacagcttaggaaaagaaaagagacTCTTCAGTTTGcacactcaaaaaaaaaaaaaaaaaaattgttagctAAAAATGCTAACAATTAGTATCActaattatcttatatattaataaactaaatctatattattaatacatcgTTTCTCTGTTCGTTGACACTTATTAATTCCGAGCAAGAGCCTAAAGCTCCGCTCTGgaagaatctttaaaaaaaagacaactaggaagaaatgaatatgtaaaataccattaaaaagtaaaaattagaaaaggattaTTGACATTATGTTTAATACaaaactgaaaatattttttttttaaatcaaatttaaaaaaaaaataaagaatgaaaaaggCCCCTCACATTTATCTTTGCTCCAAGCGCAGCTCACGATAAAACCGGCCCTGCCTATTTAAGTCAAtcattcttttctttatattaattaatgttaataaattggatttaataatcatttcatTGAATAGACCgtttaaaagtagttttatgAAGgttaatcattttgttttaatcGACGGTTGAATCTGATAGTAATCATTATCatcaaataagtttttcaatgaaactggttttttttttgcaaattgttcGCATATGGACAAAAAATGATCCTTACCTATTTGTGGAAGAGAGTTGACCATGTCTTCGGGTTGAATGTAGAGTAGAGCTCTAAAAGCTCTCAAACGATCGTAACTGAGTCCAGAAGACTTAATTTTGGGACTCAATGGCTCTAATGTTAACTCTAGTTGAGCACAGTCTGACGTAAGGGCATGTTGAGCCTCTTTTGAAAGAGGTCGTACCAGAGAGGCATGAAGAATAAAGAGCTCAATCGTTTCGTCTACAAGGGGCTTGATATTGGAGGAAATGAATTCCTTACATAAAAAGCCATTCAAATAATCCACAGAGACACGAGAGATAAAAGCTTGAAGTTCCTTCATATAGAGAGATGATGTTGAGCTCTGCTCCGTTCCTCCTCCAACACCTTTTTTACTCAGTTCTGAATGAAGAGTTAAAATAATGGATTCAACGGCATCTCGGATAGAACTGAATAGAGGTGCAACGGCAGCATTGGCCACGACATCAATATGTGAAAGAGAGCTTTTAACAGTAGATGAATGATCCCAAGATCCAATTGTATTAAATATCCCAGACTTAAAGGTATGGAGCGTATTCACTATTTTTACATTTCTCTTTTGGCCACTTGTAGGATATCCAATGACCTGGGATGCCTCTCCATCCGTGACCAACAATGTCTCACACTTTGTTGCAAAAAGATGAACTCcctgaacaatatttttactaatagcTTGACTGAGTCGTTCATCGATGGCTGAGATTTGCAATTCACTCGAAACAATTCCACAGAGTTCTGCAATATCTTCCTCAGTGGGTATATCTATATCAATACTCTGTGGAGTAGATCCTTCTCCATCCATGGCTCCACTATTACTCTTGGAAAACATCAGGTCAATTGGATCAAATAATCTGGACAAGGATCTCGACAAATAAGCTCTTTCAAATGATGTAAGAGTGTCACGAAGCGCAGTTGAGGACATTGAACTATCAAACGGATTTTTAAGAGGGACGGGTAGTTCACCAGGATGCATACTATAGGTTGCAGCAGATTGACAGAGTCGATTCCACAATCCATTATAAAGCTTTAACAACTTAGGATACTCTCCTTCCAGAGACTGTTTAATGAAATGAGAATGTCCAGATGCTGACACAAGGTTTTCACGGAGATTCTTGAGATTGGCTTCCCAAAAATCAGCCACTATGTTTCGAGACCCTTCCGACATGGTTTCAATAAAAGACACATGAGTCAGTGCAtctctttttttacaaagaatccTTTGAGTTGTGATTAGCTCAAGGGTCTTTGTATATACTGTCTCACTGATTCCCTCTACATTGTTCCAAAGAACGGCTCTAAATGCAGGCATATTCCCAGTGGGAAGCAATGAAGACGCTCGAACAGCCGAACCAGCTTGTTGACCACCACTTCCACCATTATGTCCTTGAGGAGCTGTATCATAGAGggattctgtaatttttttagcatttagagaatcattgattttttctccCACGTCCTTAATAGCTTTGGTAAGAACTTTCTCTCTCACGGCAGTTTCAAGAACACCCAAATTGTAATAGACATGAAGAGCAGTTCCTATGGAACTTTGATTTTGAGAACGAAGCCCTGTTTGGAGGAGACCATCCGCAAGACGCTCTACTTCATGACGAGCGCCGAGTACAAATCGTTCCTTTTGATCTAGGACTTCTATTCCTTCCAGATCAGGAGTCCAGATTTCAGACAATTCTGCTAAAGCCGCTGCAGCTCCCGCTATCTcctataaatacaaacataattattataaatctataGTCAATCAATCAAGTTGCTTGTTTTTCATTTGACTATATCTAAAACCATATAACACCATACACctatatcatatttgataattgagTTTTGGAATCCTGAGTTAGAGccgtttgacaattttttggatCGAAAACTTCATGGATGCAATTCCAAATATGTAAGCAATggatcattaaataaaaaagaaattgcaaattCCTTACTGTTGACCTTCCATTGCCTCattaaaaaattgctaaaaacatgtgtttttgaaaaagtacaaatcaaattttagaggtaatgtttaatttttttataaacaaaagcaaaaacaCTCAATCAGttactttgaacaaaaaaaagttatcaatttcTAACGAAAatcttagttaaaaaataaataaaaaatcttccattttgaccgattaaaaaaaacaaaattttgttgttcctttaaaaaatccttgatGGTAAAGgtttagatatacatatttgatgaaGGAGGAGTGGCCAACCTAGATTATGTATAGGACATTACAGCCACATAACTTAATATGCCTCTAAACCGATCTATATTCGTCTCATAGAAGCTATTTTCTATTACAAGTCTGAAAGTTTTGGCACTCTAAACTTATTTCcccaagaaatataaaaaacaattatcatatctttaaataatattgatctaatttttccttaatgatattttacaatagttatttcatcaaaaactaaaaaagacaAATTGTCTGCACTTCTAGGCAGCTTACTTTATTGTAAAATCATTcaaaagcataaaaaaagtcaacataTAAGCtatacaaactaaaaatattaatagcctTTTATATTCATTGATCATGAAAGGggaatattttatctaattttatagAAGCCTTCTTATTTATACAAGggcttgtttttaaaaaaatgtatgggtaagaaatgttgtttttttctttgtttttttgcataacaATTACTAGACGAAGATGAAATGAAACAATTCTTTTCTTCTACTGACAAAATAAAGATGAAGCTgaatatgacaaaaaatgacCAAACCTAACATTGGTAATTGTACTTAAGTCCTATAATTTGGTACATATACTAAGGTATTCATAAAATACGAGTACTGATACTTGTGTTATAAAAATAGTACTAATGAATACTTATGTacttttgacataaaattatgaaaaatatttcacttattttgtttaaaaatgttttaataacaatacatattttcatcaattgtaataatatgtacttatatctaataaatttaaaaacttaggTAGCCGTTGACTCTGaacctattatttatttacgtcGGTTAGGAAATCGGCTTCAATCTGACAaggaaatttttcaatttccgACGATATATGTTTTCTTTGCAATTAATTTCTAAGCATACTTCCAGTAATTTACTTCCTATAAAAGTAGGCTAACTCAAAAAATGGGAGCGAGAGAAaacaataagtaaatatattattgataatactTGCATTTCTACTTAAATACACCGTATAAAATAAGTCTTATACGTGTGCTTAAAATTGCAATGAAGTATTTGATTTAAGTACATTATAATTTACTTGGTCACATCCCTCTTTGGAACATGATTGTCAATACAATTAAAGATATTCTTTATGTACCAAGATGGACATATGTATACAAAGAGACGGTCACATATATAAAGATTGTATGAGTATTTTTGGGGGTACATTGTAAGTCAAAAGTCGTCCACTCCACCTATAAAACAATGAAAGattcaaaagtaataaagataAGTATGCACCTTGGATGACTCAAGTTTTCCTTGTAGTTTAGTAATGAGCTGTAAAATCCTTATAACCCTCCGCAGAGAATCACATGCATTTTGCATCCGAGTCAAAGTTAATGTTTGATCGCGTATTCGAACATATGGATCCGATATTTTGGCTTTTATTCGATCCCCAGAAGCTTTTAACATGGATGATCGGGATTTAAGGGCCTCTGCAGAGGCTCTAAGATCCTTCAACTTGGTTGCAGAGTCTAATAATGAATCATAGCGTGAGGAAACTTCATTACGAATCCGACTTTCCACAGATTCGGAGGCTTTTTCTAACTCGGATAATGT from Lepeophtheirus salmonis chromosome 1, UVic_Lsal_1.4, whole genome shotgun sequence includes these protein-coding regions:
- the fws gene encoding conserved oligomeric Golgi complex subunit 5; amino-acid sequence: MVNLSRVESIIGGAHFDAEKTAVDVILGREGSLTLSELEKASESVESRIRNEVSSRYDSLLDSATKLKDLRASAEALKSRSSMLKASGDRIKAKISDPYVRIRDQTLTLTRMQNACDSLRRVIRILQLITKLQGKLESSKEIAGAAAALAELSEIWTPDLEGIEVLDQKERFVLGARHEVERLADGLLQTGLRSQNQSSIGTALHVYYNLGVLETAVREKVLTKAIKDVGEKINDSLNAKKITESLYDTAPQGHNGGSGGQQAGSAVRASSLLPTGNMPAFRAVLWNNVEGISETVYTKTLELITTQRILCKKRDALTHVSFIETMSEGSRNIVADFWEANLKNLRENLVSASGHSHFIKQSLEGEYPKLLKLYNGLWNRLCQSAATYSMHPGELPVPLKNPFDSSMSSTALRDTLTSFERAYLSRSLSRLFDPIDLMFSKSNSGAMDGEGSTPQSIDIDIPTEEDIAELCGIVSSELQISAIDERLSQAISKNIVQGVHLFATKCETLLVTDGEASQVIGYPTSGQKRNVKIVNTLHTFKSGIFNTIGSWDHSSTVKSSLSHIDVVANAAVAPLFSSIRDAVESIILTLHSELSKKGVGGGTEQSSTSSLYMKELQAFISRVSVDYLNGFLCKEFISSNIKPLVDETIELFILHASLVRPLSKEAQHALTSDCAQLELTLEPLSPKIKSSGLSYDRLRAFRALLYIQPEDMVNSLPQIGSEVLPASTVLHHLFSKAPSDIKSPHQSADWSITRYSKWLEDHPSEKDRLQLIQGALESYVASTRQRNDKSYAYPYPVMLNILQKVMA